GCTAAGTTTAGAAACTGAAACCATTTAACTGGAATCTACGACTTTGTTCTAAATGCCTCAATAACAAGAAATCTTTGTATTAAGCAACTTACTCTCCATCTTCCCCGTACTTCTGCACCAGCTCTAAATGCCTCAACAACAAGAAATCTTTGTATTAAGCAACTTACTCTTCTAAATGCCTCAATAACAAGAAATCTTTGTATTAAGCAACTTACTCTCCATCTTCCCCGTACTtctgcaccagctgctcctcGGTGGTGTGTGCAAAGCGGTAGTTATCCCTAAGGCTGTTGGCTGCCTTCATGAACTCCGAGTAAGCATCCCCAGATGCATCACCAAAGAAGCCTGCAGCAGAAAGGCAGATCGTGACCTCAGGCCAACCCAGCTGTGgaccctctgcagctctcagcactcTTCTCTACAATGCACTGATCAATCCTGAATCCAGTCCTTCAGTGCATGTTGACGTCTTTACCTTTGACAGCTTCTCTCCCATTTTTCAGGACCTCCTTGCACCCCctcctttccagcagcagaaagctAGTCAGAAGAAGCCCAACTTGGTCACTCAGCCAAGGACAACTGTCCCCTGAACACCCAGACATCCACTGGTGACTGTGTAACAGCCACTGGCACTTAGTAAGTTTAGGAATGCTGGTTAATACTCGTGTGGTTATACCTAGAAGATGGCACCTGATTTGCACCATGTGCTGTTGCTACGTGTAACAATGGACACACCCAAAGCCAACAGCCCTCCAATGCCACCAGAGCAAGAAATGCACCTTCCAGCAACCCAAAGCCAGCCAAGAGAACAACAACCTTTGGAAAACAGATTATGGTGCCAGGGGAGCCAACAAAGGCAGATgaccatgagaaaaaaaaaaaaaaagaaaagaaaaaattctggaaGGAATACCCAGAAGTCCCCAAACCCATCTCCCACTTGAAGTGGGACCAGCCTCAGACTAGGTTGCTCAGAGCTTTGTCAAACTAAACTGTGAAAATCTCCCAGgctgaacattttaaaatccctCTGAATACACGTTCTAGGGCTTTGTTGTTCTAATTACCAGCAGTGGTTTTGCTCATGTTCATCTAGAATTTCttttgctgcaggctgtggtaCTGCCTCTGATCTTTCCACTCAAGCTCCCAGAGCCCAGTGCCCACTCATTCCATGATGCACAACCTCTACTCACCCACAACAGAAGCATCTTTATCGCCAATGAACTTCTCAAACTCAGCCACAGAACTGAGAGCCACTGAAGCAGGTCCCGCCTGTTTCTTGAGATGGCTGACAATTCCATCTTGAAAGAGtagcaaaataattaaagggATCAATACTAAGTTCCACAAGGCATTTTTCAAGCTTCCTAAACCAAAAATTGTTTCTGCAGAATCCATACATATCTCCCATACAATAAATACATGAACTGAAGGACTGCTCCCATCAGTTTCACACAGGAGCTTCCTAGCATCCTGGGAACTAGGAGCTAGTGTGGAAACCTTCACCTTTAAAAGAGGGCTTTAGGGGAAAATAAACATCCCAGGCTTTGCCAGCACAAAGAGCTCTGGAGAGGGTAAGGGGCTGGGGGGTGTATGTGTAGGTGGGAAgctcccctgcatccctggctgtTACATGCTGCCTCCCACAGCAGATCAGCAAGCCAGACACGGCCAAACAGCTCTTACCTGCTGTTCTGGGCCCATCATAGGTCCCTGCCTCTTCTCCATCTCGAAAAATTTTTAATGTGGGATATCCACTGACTCCATACTTGTTACAGGTGTTGGAGTTTGCTGTACAGTCaacctaaaggaaaaaaaaaccttgctaCTCAGCCTGAGATCCAGCCCTAACACACCCAACCCAGCCGAGGGACTAGAGGGATCTGTCAGACACTGCCTGGTGCTGGACAGACCAAACTGGGAAACAGGTAGCACAGGTATATTGAGAGGCCCAGAAAAATGTTTGAGAAAATACTGGAAAGGCTAAGTAGTTTCAAGTTCAACCAGACTACACACCAAAGAAATACTAGAAAGGATAGTTTCTTACAATCAATGACAAGGAATTTCTTAGCACCTCATTAGTCCTAAAGCTCATATAACACTTGAAGAAAACAGGCTGACCTGACCAGAAGGCCAGAGTGCCAAGAGTCCATCCCACTTCCCGTAAAGGAAGAGCGAGACCCTGATTTGAGAAAACTCTACGAGTTTTGCGGCAGAGAAGAGAGCTCCTAGTCAGGACGCCTCAGTGGGTAGGTGCAGCACGGTGCTCGCTCTCAGCCTCAGCCAGCTCCGAGCAGGCCCCGGCTGGGGCGAGCCCTCACACACCCTCTGCACGCCAGCCGCgcggtgcggggggggggggggggggggggggggggggggggggggggggggggggggggggggggggggggggggggggggggggggggggggggggggggggggggggggtttcagGGCTCCAAGGCATCAAAGAGACGCCGTCCGTCAGGCCTGCGGAGCGCGAGCCCGGTGGCGGGAGCCGCTCGCTGCTCACCTTCACGAGAGGCACGATCCCCTTCAGCCGGGTCGCGGCCGACTCGTACTCCGGCGCCAGCCGCTTGCAGTGTCCGCACCTAGGGGCACGGAAGGGAGTCAGACCGGCCAAGTCCCGCTCCCGCCCCGGCCCCCCGCCCCCAGCGGCCCctcaccggggggggggggggggggggggggggggggggggggggggggggggggggggggggggggggggggggggggggggggggggggggggggggggggggggggggggggggggggggggggggggggggggggggggggggggggggggggggggggggggggggggggggggggggggggggggggggggggggggggggggggggggggggggggggggggggggggggggggggggggggggggggggggggggggggggggggggggggggggggggggggggggggggggggggggggggggggggggggggggggggggggggggggggggggggggggggggggggggggggggggggggggggggggggggggggggggggggggggggggggggggggggggggggggggggggggggggggggggggggggggggggggggggggggggggggggggggggggggggggggggggggggggggggggggggggggggggggggggggggggggggggggggggggggggggggggggggggggggggggggggggggggggggggggggggggggggggggggggggggggggggggggggggggggggggggggggggggggggggggggggggggggggggggggggggggggggggggggggggggggggggggggggggggggggggggggggggggggggggggggggggggggggggggggggggggggggggggggggcggtcCCCAGCGCGGGGCCGGTCCCGTTCTCCGTCCGCGGTGCAGTCAGTCCCACCGAGCTGTGTCGCGCTGGCCGCAGCGCCTGCCCCTGTCCCGGCCCGGCAGAGGAGACTCCCCGGGGCCGCGCGCTGCCGAGTCCGCTGTCGGTGTCCCGGGGCTCTGCTGGCCCGACGGACGGGCATTAACGCCATGGCCACCGTGTCCGTACCGCGCCGTGCCGCCCGGCGGTGACGCGTGCCCAGCACACGCCGCAGGCCCGCATTTTCGCCCGCTGCCCCTCACGCTGCGGCCCTGGCAGGGCCCTCACGCTGCGTCCCTGGCAGGGTCCGGCGTTCCCCTCGTCCCGAGCCAAACCCGGAGCGGGTCTTTGTCCCGTAACCGCTTCCGCCGGCATTCGCAccttctgctgggctctgcgggCCGAAGGATCCTCGTCTGTGCCATCCCTGCCGGGGTGCTCGGCTCGCCGCCGGCTTCGGCCCGGCACAGCCCGCTCCCACCCCGTGCCGCCGCGGCCCGGTACCGCCAGGTCCTGGGGCTATCCCGCCCCAAACCGCGACTGTCACCCTCCAGCGCCACCGCCCTGTGCAGCGCGCCGGGCAGCTCGGGCGGCCTTGGGGGACAAGGCATCACTTGGGGGAACGTTCTCGGCACCCCGTTTCCGCCTCGCCACCGTTTCTCCTTAGAGCCCAGGCGCTCCTGCCCTCGCCTTGTCAGCACGTTCTCCCGCTGACCGCTGAGTTTTAGCAACTGcgcccagtgtccccagggctgatGATTGGGGCCAGTCCTCATCAGGTGCTCAACAGCCGCCTGGGCTCTTTCTGGCATTTTTGTCACCAAAATCGAGCTGCATCAGCCAGTCGGTCCCAGCGCTGCGGGGAGTACCCGTGTGGCATCTCTGACCTGATCGTCGCCACTGCACCATGAGCCCTGGACCGGGACCGCGTCCCGGGGAGCGCCGTGCGGCCTCTGCCCCTGCACCCGCTGATCCCGCCGGACGGGCCCCGCCGGCCCGGGGCCCTCGCCGCTCCCCCCGGTACTGtgcgccccgggggggggggggggggggggggggggggggggggggggggggggggggggggggggggggggggggggggggggggggggggggggggggggggggggggggggggggggggggggggggggggggggggggggggggggggggggggggggggggggggggggggggggggcccccgccgGCCCGGGGCCCTCGCCGCTCCTCCCGGTACTGTGCGCCCCGGGGCGGCAGGGGGCGCTGCCCACCGCGCCTCTGCGGCCAGCGCGGGGCCCCCGGGCGAGGCAGtgaccacagctctggggagtgaccacagctctggggagtgaccacagctctgggcagtgaccacagctctggggagtgaccacagctctggggagtgaccacagctctgggcagtgaccacagctctggggagtgaccacagctctggggagtgaccacagctctgggcagtgaccacagctctggggagtgaccacagctctggggagtgaccacagctctgggcagtgaccacagctctggggagtgaccacagctctggggagtgaccacagccctggggagtgaccacagctctggggagtgACCACAGCCCTGGTCAGTTAcaacagccctgggcagtgccctgccGCCCGGCTGCCTCCGCCCGGGCCGGCTCCCTGGAATCAATAATGCAGAAGCTCGGCGCCGTTTGCAGTGGTGGGGCTGTGCCGCCTCGGATTAGAGCCTAGaacctgggctgctgcagaccCACTGTGGGACATTAAGCAAGGAGGTCTGAGGGAAGGTGTGGGTTGCACAGGCAGTGTGCTCTGGGacctgtgccaggacagcaAGGGTGCTCCTGCCTTCGAGATCCTGGTGCAGGCACTGCCCATCCTGGATAGGCTGGTTGCAGCCCATTCAGGATCCTGAGGAGCATGGGGCCCACTGACTCCTGCTCTCCCACTGCCTGGGTGCTCAAGACACATTTTGTACAGCAGTACCTTCGTTTGCCAGGGGAAACCTTGCAGAGCATGCTGCTCAGTGTGGGACCTGAGGCCATGCAGcacctcctggccctgctgcactgctcctgGTACCAGCTGGGAGGCGGCCAGGGTGGTTGGCATGGGGCAGGGGGTGCAGAGCCCGTGTGCAGTGATAGTGAAGCTTTGTGACGGGGGGAAATCCGAGCGGTGCCTTTGCAGGGGGACAGGGTGCTGAGTTCTGGGGTAAGAAGAAGCCTGAGCCAGGGCTACACCAGCGCACGTTTATGGGGTCTGACCTGACGCACTGCGGGTTACAGGATGCAGCAACATGCTGGGCACAGAGATCGCACAAGCTACAGGGGGACGTTGGTCCCAGAGCGCTGGCGCTGGCGCGTCCCCTCAGTGCCGGAACTGCTGCAGCGGCGAGGGGATGCGGATGTCCTGCCCCTTCTCCAGCCGCCGCTCGCAGTCGATCAGGTAGTTCACACCATCTATCACCAGCTGCACCAGTTCCACCTGCGCCAGGAGCACATGGTGGTGATTGAGGGACTGTCCTGGGAGCCACACGGCTTGGCCGGTCCTGCTGCACGCAGGGTAGGCGCTGCCACTCCCAGCAGCCACAtgctggccccagcacagccctggggctgcatgGGCGCTGTGGGCCCGTCGTGCAGACGCGTTCCAGaacctccctccccagctctttCCGGCACCCACCTCTGACTTCCCCAGGCGGTCCAGGTTGGAGATGTCAAAGACGCCGCCTACAGCCGCAGTGTCCACACCACCCGTCCCACGCTTCTGTAGCCGGAGGTTCTCTAGGATCTTAGGGAAGCGGCTGTCCTGGTGCCCAGAGAAAGTGTCAGTGCTCAGCAGGACCAGCAAGGGTCAGGGCTCTGTAGACACatgctccctgggcagccccctgctgctcacagggtCCTGTCAGTGGGTCACCAGCCCCACCCAGAGTCCTGCCCAGGCTGACGACTGGGGCCCAGACCCCTCTGGTCAGGAAtgcaggcaggggctggacCCTATGCCTCCCAGGGGAACCTGAGTGTAATCCAGGGCTGGGTCCCATGTTGTTCTGCACCTTTGTGGCTGAGCTCCCCACAGTCCTAGCCTGGCTCACCACAAAACTGGCCATGGTAATACCTTGCTGAGCAGTGGCAGCTTGATGTGGACACCAGCTCGCAGCCCCGTGCCCAGGTTAGAGGGGCAGGTCAGGATGTAACCCAGCCGCT
The sequence above is drawn from the Ficedula albicollis isolate OC2 chromosome 10, FicAlb1.5, whole genome shotgun sequence genome and encodes:
- the PDIA3 gene encoding protein disulfide-isomerase A3, with product MPTTLAASQLVPGAVQQGQEVLHGLRAVVTASPGGPALAAEARWAAPPAAPGRTPWGHWAQLLKLSGQRENVLTRRGQERLGSKEKRWRGGNGVPRTFPQVMPCPPRPPELPGALHRAVALEGDSRGLGRDSPRTWRAQQKVRMPAEAVTGQRPAPGLARDEGNAGPCQGRSVRALPGPQREGQRAKMRACGVCWARVTAGRHGARDLAGLTPFRAPRCGHCKRLAPEYESAATRLKGIVPLVKVDCTANSNTCNKYGVSGYPTLKIFRDGEEAGTYDGPRTADGIVSHLKKQAGPASVALSSVAEFEKFIGDKDASVVGFFGDASGDAYSEFMKAANSLRDNYRFAHTTEEQLVQKYGEDGEGIVLFRPPRLANKFEESSVKYPEDKITSGKIKKFIQENIFGICPHMTEDNKDLIQGKDLLVAYYDVDYEKNAKGSNYWRNRVMMIAKKFLDAGHKLSYAVASRKSFGHELSEFGLDSSVGEAPVVAIRTAKGDKYVMQEEFSRDGKALERFLQDYFDGNLKKYLKSEPVPESNDGPVKVVVAENFDEIVNAQDKDVLIEFYAPWCGHCKNLEPKYKELGEKLSKDPNIIIAKMDATANDVPSPYEVRGFPTIYFAPAGKKQSPKKYEGGREVSDFISYLKREATNTPVLQEEEKSKKSKKKVKEDL